The window ATTCTCAATGGCAGCAATACCTATACCGGTGGCACGTTGCTTATCAAGGGAGCGAGCAATGCCGGTGTGACCGTGCTCGCGCTCGGAAATGATAATGCGCTGGGTACGGGAACGTTCACGATGGGTGACAGCAAGGGCGGGGTCACGGTTGCGAGCGCCGATGCCAGCACCCGGACGATTGGCAATCGGGTGGCATTCGGATCGGATGTCACCTTCGGTACGGCAACCTACACGGGTAACCTCAACTTCACCAATGCCACTGCGGCCAGCCTCGGGGCCAATCGCACCTTTACGGTGTTGAACTCCACATCGTTCGCTAATGGGTTCAGCGGAGCATACTCCCTGACCAAGGAAGGCGCGGGGACATTAACGTTGAAGGGGGTGAACACCTTCACGGGAGGTACGACGGTTAATGCCGGAACGCTTATCGTTGGGCAGAGTGGCGCGGGCTCCCTGGCTAGCGCGGTGGCGGTAAATTCGGGCTCTCTCAAAGGCTCGGGCACCGTCAATGGCAACGTGACCATCGGCGATGGATCCGGATCGGCAGACGCGATCTTTAATCCCGGCGATACCACGGGAACATTCACGACCACGGGTTCCCTTTCGCTCTTGTCGGATGCGAACTTCGTGTTCGAGCTGAATAGCGGCACGCTCGCAGCGGATAAGGCCATCGCCAACGGAGTGTCGCTCAACTCGTCCAGTGTCATTTCCTTCACCGACCTGGGCTCCGCGGTTCTGGCGGAGGGCCAGAGCTTCACCATCATCGACAACACCTCTGCGAGCGCAATCTCGGGGGTCTTCTCCAATCTGGCTGACAACTCGACGGTCACGATCGGCGTGAACCAGTTCCGCGTCAGCTACAGCGGTGGGACAGGCAATGACCTTGTCATCACCACTGTGCCGGAGCCGGCCACGGTCGCATTCCTCGCCATGGGCGGAGTTGCGCTTCTCGTTTATCGCCGTCGCATGCGCGCCGCCTCTTTGTAAATCGCTCATCATTGCGGGAGGCCGGCGTGGGAGCCGGCTTTCCGGATGAGGAGTGTTCTGGGAAAAACGGGAGATGCCTCGGCATCTCCCGTTTTTTTATTGGGATACCGAGCCGACGACCGTGTCTTTTTCCACTGTAAGCGCCTTTGCCGGTGCCGGGAAAAAGCAGGCTGTGATCTCGCAAAAAAAGGCCGCACGATCTCAGATGTGGGCCGGAAATCACCCTCTCGCAACAGGCGCATGAGGCCCCTGATTGGCTTGATAAAATTGTGGCCACAATCATCTGTAAATCCCTTCAAAAAGGGAAAAGGTGTTTGCGAATCGAGCCCGGCACCAGCATCGTTGAGGAGTCCTCCCGAGAATGAACGTATTTACATTGAATCTAGAATGTAAACAGCAGATCCGGCAGCTCGCAGCCCGGTCCGCCCTTGGGAAAGGCTTTTCACTCGTGGAACTGCTGGTCGTCATTGCTATCATCGGGATACTGGCCGTGGTGACGATTCCGGCCTTTAACCAAATGCAGGCGGGGGCAGGGTTTTCCAGGTCGCTTTCCGATATTCAGTCATTAGTGGAAAAGGCGCGCTATGAAGCCATGGCCCGCAATACCTATGTATGGCTGGCCTTTCAAACAGCCACCAATCAAGGCTCGCTTGAGGTCCAGGGTGCGTTGTTTGCCTCGGCCGACGGCTCCGGCACGAATACGAGCTCAGCTAATGTCCAGCCGCTTTCGCGAGTGATGCGGATGAAGGACGTTGCTCTCGTGGACTGGCAGGCACTCTCCACCGAGACGAAACAAAAGGCTGCGGCGCGGTACTCGAATACCTCCCGGCCCGACTATGTGACCTCCGTGGGCGCTTCGTTCACGACCAACCAGGGCGGGATCACGGCCAGCTCGGGGAGCGTGGATTTCTCTGGAAAGAACACTCTGACCTTCACCCCTCGCGGAGAGGTCGCCATGAAGGGCTCCCTGGGCAGCGATGATGGTTTTGATCCCCTCATCATCCTGGGGGTCAAGCAGAGCAAGGGTTTGCAATCTTTGACCAATCGTGACGACGCCGCGCTCCTCGTGGATGGCGGCGTGGGTTCTGTGGAGGTTGTGAGAGTTCAGTAACGCAATAGAAGATTATGAAAACTTTGAACGAAAGACGCGCGGGCTTCTCCCTGGTGGAGGTGGCCCTCGCGCTTGGGATCGCCGCATTCTGCCTGCTGACCCTGGTCGGCCTGCTGTCGGTCGGGTTCAACTCGATGGGATCGTCTCGCCGGACTGCCGAGGCCTCGACCGCCATGGTTCAGATCGCCAATGCAATCCGCGGCGCCTCGGCCAATTCCGCCGGCCAGTATCAAGGCCTCGGTGCCTTTTCCAACATCTCGTGGAACAAGGCCAGCTCGGTCACCAACATCGAGCTCACCTCAGGAGGCCTGCCCAGTGCCGGCCCCTCGGAGAAAAGCCATGTGGCTCGCGTGCAGATCCTTCCCGCCACCAATAGCCTGGGAGCCCGCACCGCCTTCGTCAGCGTAGCCTGGCCGAATGCTGCTCAATGGGACGAACAACGCTCCACCTGGACGCATGCGGAGGGATCGATTTCGACATGGGTAGTCTTCATGCCTTCGCTCTAGCTCGCAGCAGCATTGTCGTCATGCCGCGCAAGGTTCGGGCATTTACGCTCATCGAGGTCCTGGCTTCGCTGGCCGTGATGGCGCTGATGCTTGTTTTTCTCCAGCAGATCATCAACGGCACGATGGCTGCGAGTCGGCGCGCCCACCAGCAGGCCAACTCCAGCCTCGCCGCGCAGTCCACCCTGGACACGCTGGGAAATGATCTGTCCAACCTCGTCACGGCCAATGGTGCAACGGTGTTTGTTAAGGAGGATGCCGACAGGAATATCTCCATCGCCTTCCTCACCCGC of the Terrimicrobium sacchariphilum genome contains:
- a CDS encoding PEP-CTERM sorting domain-containing protein → MKHSLRLRLTRALLPAACATALFSAVDADAANTVYTYTATSGTNNWSGGTGWDVAPVSSKDTTLQFGPFTSTGVGVSNNDLPGNFILNKLYFNTLAYGTNSNYLALTGGTLQFQTNSDGTAPSLQFTSPGNSALGLEVRNNVILDADLTIGAFPNYALYWGGDPAHNASLGSTYGVTSGTGGLILTSQNFRVTGNNTFSGGVKLNGGSYNALQGSTGAAGAVTAGAFGTGTITFNAGATIDSSFTGVTSDVAWNNAIVINGANTVARFGAGATSRNMILGGAITLGNNVTIAADLANGKALTISNTISGNYKLTLQANQFNANTNTIILNGSNTYTGGTLLIKGASNAGVTVLALGNDNALGTGTFTMGDSKGGVTVASADASTRTIGNRVAFGSDVTFGTATYTGNLNFTNATAASLGANRTFTVLNSTSFANGFSGAYSLTKEGAGTLTLKGVNTFTGGTTVNAGTLIVGQSGAGSLASAVAVNSGSLKGSGTVNGNVTIGDGSGSADAIFNPGDTTGTFTTTGSLSLLSDANFVFELNSGTLAADKAIANGVSLNSSSVISFTDLGSAVLAEGQSFTIIDNTSASAISGVFSNLADNSTVTIGVNQFRVSYSGGTGNDLVITTVPEPATVAFLAMGGVALLVYRRRMRAASL
- a CDS encoding prepilin-type N-terminal cleavage/methylation domain-containing protein; amino-acid sequence: MNLECKQQIRQLAARSALGKGFSLVELLVVIAIIGILAVVTIPAFNQMQAGAGFSRSLSDIQSLVEKARYEAMARNTYVWLAFQTATNQGSLEVQGALFASADGSGTNTSSANVQPLSRVMRMKDVALVDWQALSTETKQKAAARYSNTSRPDYVTSVGASFTTNQGGITASSGSVDFSGKNTLTFTPRGEVAMKGSLGSDDGFDPLIILGVKQSKGLQSLTNRDDAALLVDGGVGSVEVVRVQ